A single Blastococcus colisei DNA region contains:
- a CDS encoding class I SAM-dependent methyltransferase has product MTTTALPTTTAPAPRPIDPEKLMGFVFRAVDEVGASLNTALVVMGDALGYYRSMADGTPVTPSELAERTGTDEHYAREWLAAQAAGSYVEYDPATRTYTLPAEHAAALTDERSPAYLPGFFQIAHGTVRDAAAVIEVARTGDGVGWHAHNGDVHVGCERFFRTMYNAHLIGEWLPALDGVVEKLERGATVADVGCGHGASTVLMAQHFPQSTFVGSDYHAASIETARARAETAGVSDRVRFEVAPATGYSGSDGGQGFDLVTMFDCLHDMGDPVGAARHVRETLAADGTWMIVEPMAGDRVEDNLNPIGRAYYGFSTLLCTPASLAQDVGLALGTQAGPARIRDVATAAGFARFRPATNTPFNNVLEVRP; this is encoded by the coding sequence ATGACCACCACCGCACTGCCCACGACCACTGCGCCGGCCCCGCGCCCCATCGACCCCGAGAAGCTCATGGGCTTCGTCTTCCGCGCCGTCGACGAGGTCGGCGCGTCGCTGAACACCGCGCTCGTCGTGATGGGTGACGCGCTCGGCTACTACCGCTCGATGGCCGACGGCACCCCCGTCACGCCGTCGGAGCTCGCCGAGCGAACCGGCACCGACGAGCACTACGCCCGGGAGTGGCTGGCGGCGCAGGCGGCGGGCTCCTACGTCGAGTACGACCCGGCCACGCGTACCTACACGCTGCCGGCCGAGCACGCCGCCGCCCTCACCGACGAGCGCAGCCCCGCCTACCTGCCCGGTTTCTTCCAGATCGCGCACGGCACCGTCCGCGACGCCGCGGCGGTGATCGAGGTCGCGCGCACCGGCGACGGCGTCGGCTGGCACGCGCACAACGGCGACGTCCACGTGGGTTGCGAGCGGTTCTTCCGCACGATGTACAACGCCCACCTGATCGGGGAGTGGCTCCCGGCGCTGGACGGCGTCGTCGAGAAGCTGGAGCGCGGTGCGACGGTCGCCGACGTCGGCTGCGGTCACGGCGCGTCGACCGTCCTCATGGCCCAGCACTTCCCGCAGTCGACGTTCGTCGGTTCCGACTACCACGCGGCCTCCATCGAGACCGCGCGGGCGCGGGCGGAGACGGCCGGGGTCAGCGACCGGGTCCGGTTCGAGGTTGCACCGGCGACGGGGTACTCCGGCAGTGACGGCGGGCAGGGCTTCGACCTCGTGACGATGTTCGACTGCCTGCACGACATGGGCGACCCGGTCGGAGCGGCCCGCCACGTCCGGGAGACGCTGGCCGCTGACGGGACCTGGATGATCGTCGAGCCGATGGCGGGCGACCGGGTGGAGGACAACCTCAACCCGATCGGCCGCGCCTACTACGGGTTCTCCACGCTGCTCTGCACGCCGGCGTCGCTCGCTCAGGACGTCGGGCTGGCCCTGGGGACGCAGGCCGGCCCGGCGCGGATCCGCGACGTCGCCACCGCGGCGGGTTTCGCCCGTTTCCGCCCGGCGACGAACACCCCGTTCAACAACGTGCTCGAGGTCCGGCCGTGA
- a CDS encoding YciI-like protein — MHLLLEYTLADDYLERRAALREEHLGLARTAHERGDLLLAGALPDPYDRAVLVWTASREVVEDFVARDPYVVQGLVTGWTIRPWNIVVG; from the coding sequence ATGCACCTGCTGCTCGAGTACACACTGGCCGACGACTACCTGGAGCGCCGGGCGGCGCTGCGCGAGGAACACCTGGGGCTGGCCCGGACCGCCCACGAGCGCGGGGACCTGCTGCTCGCCGGCGCCCTGCCCGACCCCTACGACCGGGCCGTGCTGGTGTGGACCGCGTCCCGCGAGGTCGTCGAGGACTTCGTCGCCCGCGATCCCTACGTCGTCCAGGGGCTGGTGACCGGATGGACGATCCGGCCCTGGAACATCGTCGTGGGCTGA
- a CDS encoding alpha/beta hydrolase, whose product MRHTPSRARDPDVDDVVERDGVRLAYEVFGDGHRPTVLLMPSWSIVNSRHWKAQVGHLARRYRVVTFDGRGSGRSDRPVGAAAYTDEMYAEDAVAVLDATGTEQAVLVGLSCGATWAVHVAATYPERVLGLFAIAPSCGFALPSGKRPTHAWDARLDSYEGWARYNRHFWLEGDYDAFLAFFFREMYVEPHSSKQIEDGLGWGREVTAETLVDTTAGRIGCDGAVCLPVEPLCRRVRCPVTVVHGTDDHVRPHAIGEQLARFTGGSLVLLEGSGHGPHAREPVKVNHLIGEFVDRVCPRQQRTTWTRAARRPKRALYLSSPIGLGHARRDAAIAAELRLLHPDLQIDWLAQDPVTRVLAESGERIHPASAWLANESGHIEHESGEHDLNAFQAIRRMDEILVNNFMVFDDVVADGGYDLVVGDEAWDVDHFLHENPELKRFSFAWMTDFVGWLPMPEGGAAEAALTADYNAEMIEHRARFRRVRDRSIFVGRPEDVVTTSFGPGLPRIREWTEDNFDFSGYVTGFDPAALPGTEDLRRDLGLGADDRLCLVTVGGSGVGGPLLVRVLDAVPLVRRMVPELRFLVVTGPRIDPASLPVTPGVQVVGFLPDLYRHLAACDLAVVQGGLTTCMELTALRKPFVYVPLLRHFEQNVHVRARLDRYEAGRCLEYPAAVDPGALAEAIAKELTREIAYRPVETDGAARAAALLAELL is encoded by the coding sequence GTGCGGCACACACCGAGCCGGGCACGGGATCCCGACGTCGACGACGTCGTCGAGCGGGACGGCGTCCGGCTGGCCTACGAGGTCTTCGGCGACGGACACCGTCCGACCGTGCTGCTGATGCCGTCGTGGTCGATCGTGAACTCCCGGCACTGGAAGGCCCAGGTCGGTCACCTGGCGCGGCGCTATCGGGTGGTCACCTTCGACGGTCGGGGCAGCGGCCGCTCCGACCGGCCGGTGGGGGCGGCCGCCTACACCGACGAGATGTACGCCGAGGACGCCGTGGCCGTCCTGGATGCGACCGGCACGGAGCAGGCAGTCCTCGTGGGGCTCTCGTGCGGGGCGACGTGGGCGGTCCACGTCGCCGCCACGTACCCGGAGCGGGTGCTGGGGCTGTTCGCCATCGCGCCGTCCTGCGGGTTCGCGCTGCCCTCGGGCAAGCGGCCGACGCACGCGTGGGACGCCAGGCTGGACTCCTACGAGGGCTGGGCCCGCTACAACCGGCACTTCTGGCTGGAAGGCGACTACGACGCCTTCCTGGCCTTCTTCTTCCGCGAGATGTACGTCGAGCCGCACTCCTCCAAGCAGATCGAGGACGGCCTGGGCTGGGGCCGCGAGGTGACGGCAGAGACGCTCGTGGACACCACGGCCGGCCGGATCGGCTGCGACGGCGCGGTCTGCCTGCCGGTGGAGCCGCTCTGCCGCCGGGTGCGGTGTCCCGTGACGGTGGTGCACGGCACCGACGACCACGTCCGCCCGCACGCCATCGGGGAGCAGCTGGCCCGGTTCACCGGCGGGTCGCTGGTGCTGCTGGAGGGGAGCGGGCACGGGCCGCACGCCCGCGAGCCGGTCAAGGTGAACCACCTGATCGGCGAGTTCGTCGACCGGGTGTGCCCACGGCAGCAGCGGACGACCTGGACGCGAGCTGCCCGCCGCCCGAAGCGGGCGCTGTACCTCTCGTCGCCGATCGGGCTCGGGCACGCCCGCCGCGACGCCGCGATCGCCGCGGAGCTGCGCCTCCTCCACCCTGATCTGCAGATCGACTGGCTGGCCCAGGACCCGGTCACCCGGGTACTGGCGGAGAGCGGCGAGCGGATCCACCCGGCCTCGGCCTGGCTGGCCAACGAATCGGGGCACATCGAGCACGAGTCGGGGGAGCACGACCTGAACGCGTTCCAGGCGATCCGGCGGATGGACGAGATCCTGGTGAACAACTTCATGGTCTTCGACGATGTCGTCGCCGACGGCGGCTACGACCTGGTCGTCGGGGACGAGGCGTGGGACGTCGACCACTTCCTGCACGAGAACCCGGAGCTCAAGCGGTTCTCCTTCGCGTGGATGACCGACTTCGTCGGCTGGCTGCCCATGCCCGAGGGCGGAGCGGCCGAGGCGGCGCTGACCGCGGACTACAACGCGGAGATGATCGAGCACCGCGCCCGGTTCCGGAGGGTGCGCGACCGCTCGATCTTCGTGGGCCGGCCCGAGGACGTCGTGACGACCAGCTTCGGGCCGGGGCTGCCCCGGATCCGGGAGTGGACGGAGGACAACTTCGACTTCTCCGGCTACGTCACGGGTTTCGACCCGGCGGCGCTGCCGGGCACCGAGGACCTGCGGCGGGACCTCGGCCTCGGCGCCGACGACAGGCTCTGCCTGGTCACCGTGGGCGGCTCCGGTGTCGGGGGCCCGCTCCTCGTGCGAGTCCTGGACGCCGTTCCGCTGGTACGGCGCATGGTGCCGGAGCTGCGGTTCCTCGTCGTCACCGGCCCCCGGATCGATCCGGCCTCGCTGCCCGTGACGCCAGGCGTGCAGGTGGTCGGCTTCCTGCCCGACCTGTACCGGCACCTCGCCGCGTGCGATCTGGCGGTGGTCCAGGGCGGTCTGACCACCTGCATGGAGCTGACCGCGCTGCGCAAGCCCTTCGTGTACGTCCCGCTCCTCCGGCACTTCGAGCAGAACGTCCACGTCCGGGCGCGACTGGACCGCTACGAGGCCGGGCGGTGCCTGGAGTACCCGGCGGCCGTCGACCCCGGGGCGCTGGCCGAGGCGATCGCCAAGGAGCTCACCCGCGAGATCGCCTACCGACCGGTCGAGACCGACGGCGCGGCGCGGGCGGCAGCCCTGCTCGCCGAGCTGCTGTGA
- a CDS encoding (Fe-S)-binding protein: MRVALFATCLVDTMVPQVARATAVLLERLGHEVVVPPGQSCCGQMHINTGYRREAVPIVANHVRAFNGAEAIVAPSGSCVASIHHQQAAVARRAGEHDLADEAAALAERTYELSQFLVDVLGITDVGAYYPHRVTYHPTCHSLRMLKVGDRPLRLLRAVRGLDLVELPAADQCCGFGGTFAVKNAETSTAMLTDKMANVLSTHAEVCTAGDASCLMHIGGGLSRLRSGTRTVHLAEILASTEEAVTPQQSTTPAVPR, translated from the coding sequence ATGAGGGTCGCACTGTTCGCCACCTGCCTGGTGGACACGATGGTGCCGCAGGTGGCGCGGGCGACCGCGGTGCTGCTGGAGCGGCTGGGTCACGAGGTCGTCGTCCCGCCGGGCCAGAGCTGCTGCGGCCAGATGCACATCAACACCGGCTACCGGCGCGAGGCCGTGCCGATCGTCGCCAACCATGTGCGCGCATTCAACGGGGCGGAGGCGATCGTCGCGCCGTCCGGATCGTGCGTGGCCTCCATCCACCACCAGCAGGCGGCCGTCGCGCGGCGGGCGGGCGAGCACGACCTCGCCGACGAGGCCGCGGCGCTGGCGGAGCGGACGTACGAGCTGTCCCAGTTCCTGGTCGACGTCCTCGGCATCACCGACGTCGGCGCCTACTACCCGCACCGCGTCACCTACCACCCGACCTGCCACTCGCTGCGCATGCTGAAGGTCGGCGACCGCCCGCTCCGGCTGCTGCGGGCCGTCCGGGGCCTCGACCTGGTCGAGCTGCCGGCGGCCGACCAGTGCTGCGGCTTCGGCGGGACGTTCGCGGTCAAGAACGCCGAGACGTCGACGGCGATGCTCACCGACAAGATGGCCAACGTGCTCTCGACGCATGCCGAGGTCTGCACCGCAGGCGACGCCTCCTGCCTGATGCACATCGGCGGCGGCCTGTCCCGGCTGCGCTCCGGGACGCGGACGGTGCACCTCGCCGAGATCCTGGCCTCCACCGAGGAGGCGGTCACCCCGCAGCAGTCGACCACCCCGGCGGTCCCCCGATGA
- a CDS encoding cation:proton antiporter, with protein sequence MIDVLLLAAGALGLVVAALSERLRRLPLSEPVMALVAGVLLGPAVTGVLDLRPVTEDPTWLHSATRALLAISVMSVALRYPFGAARSRLRPVLLLLAVAMPVMALVTAGLAALTLGVGLGAAALLGAALCPTDPVLASSVVTGGPAEQDLPERDRQILSLESGANDGLALPLVLVAVALAGSEAMGAAVLESLWQVLGAVAVGVAAGWLGGRALRAGEEHGSTDAGPRLLFTAVLALAVLGLSGLIHVDGILAVFVCGLAFNLVSTGSDRTDDAPIDEAVNRFLVLPLFVALGAVLPWAAWADLGWRGPALVVAVLLLRRLPIVWLLRRPLHLGRPDALFLGWFGPIGVSAVFYLVLEAERLRIDPVVLAAGTLVVAASTVVHGVTSSPGRKLYSRITSSDAAGSDAAEPGLTGS encoded by the coding sequence GTGATCGACGTCCTTCTGCTGGCGGCCGGTGCGCTGGGCCTGGTGGTGGCGGCGCTGTCGGAGCGGTTGCGCCGGTTGCCGCTCTCGGAGCCGGTCATGGCGCTGGTCGCCGGCGTCCTGCTGGGGCCGGCCGTCACCGGAGTGCTGGACCTGCGCCCGGTGACCGAGGACCCCACCTGGTTGCACTCGGCCACGCGGGCCCTGCTGGCCATCTCGGTCATGTCCGTCGCCCTGCGGTACCCGTTCGGCGCGGCGCGCTCCCGGCTGCGGCCGGTCCTCCTCCTGCTGGCGGTCGCGATGCCGGTCATGGCGCTGGTGACGGCGGGACTGGCGGCCCTGACCCTCGGCGTCGGCCTGGGGGCGGCGGCGCTGCTGGGCGCTGCGCTGTGCCCGACCGACCCGGTGCTGGCGTCCAGCGTGGTCACCGGCGGGCCGGCCGAGCAGGACCTGCCGGAGCGGGACCGCCAGATCCTGTCGCTGGAGTCGGGCGCCAACGACGGGCTGGCCCTCCCGCTGGTGCTGGTGGCGGTCGCGCTCGCCGGCTCGGAGGCGATGGGCGCGGCGGTGCTCGAGTCGCTCTGGCAGGTGCTGGGCGCGGTCGCGGTCGGGGTGGCCGCCGGCTGGCTGGGGGGTCGGGCGCTGCGGGCGGGGGAGGAGCACGGCTCCACCGACGCCGGACCTCGTCTGCTGTTCACCGCGGTGCTCGCCCTGGCCGTGCTGGGGCTGTCCGGGCTGATCCACGTCGACGGCATCCTCGCCGTCTTCGTCTGCGGCCTGGCGTTCAACCTCGTCAGCACGGGCTCGGACCGCACCGACGACGCCCCGATCGACGAGGCGGTCAACCGCTTCCTCGTCCTGCCGCTGTTCGTGGCGCTCGGCGCGGTGCTGCCGTGGGCGGCCTGGGCGGACCTCGGCTGGCGAGGCCCGGCGCTGGTCGTCGCCGTCCTGCTGCTCCGGCGGCTGCCGATCGTGTGGCTGCTCCGCAGGCCCCTGCACCTGGGCCGGCCGGATGCCCTCTTCCTCGGCTGGTTCGGCCCGATCGGGGTGTCCGCGGTCTTCTACCTCGTGCTGGAGGCCGAGCGCCTCCGGATCGACCCCGTCGTCCTCGCCGCCGGCACCCTGGTCGTGGCGGCCAGCACGGTGGTGCACGGCGTCACCTCATCGCCCGGGCGGAAGCTGTACAGCCGGATCACGTCGTCCGACGCGGCGGGCAGCGATGCTGCCGAGCCGGGCCTGACCGGTAGCTGA
- a CDS encoding nitroreductase/quinone reductase family protein: MPPSGDYGPSTVPWVREEVEHLERMGAGLRGRSVVLLTTVGARSGLIRKTPLMRVQHAGVYVAVASTRGGDRHPHWYANALAHPEVSLRDGDLALDLVAREVTGAERSRWWSLACTVFPSYVEYQRRTTRRIPLLLLEAPPAGRPVIA; the protein is encoded by the coding sequence ATGCCACCCTCCGGCGACTACGGACCGAGCACGGTGCCGTGGGTCCGCGAGGAGGTGGAGCACCTCGAGCGCATGGGGGCGGGGCTGCGGGGGCGCTCCGTCGTCCTGCTCACCACGGTGGGCGCGCGGAGCGGACTGATCCGCAAGACCCCGCTCATGCGCGTGCAGCACGCCGGGGTCTACGTCGCCGTCGCCTCGACGCGCGGGGGCGACCGCCACCCCCACTGGTACGCCAACGCGCTGGCCCACCCGGAGGTCTCGCTGCGCGACGGCGACCTGGCGCTCGACCTGGTGGCCCGCGAGGTCACGGGCGCGGAGCGGAGCAGGTGGTGGTCGCTCGCCTGCACGGTGTTCCCGTCCTACGTGGAGTACCAGCGACGCACCACGCGGCGCATCCCCCTGCTCCTTCTCGAGGCCCCGCCGGCCGGACGCCCGGTCATCGCCTGA
- a CDS encoding four-helix bundle copper-binding protein → MTVAARMLETYPQDLGGIDRQKLVACIEACIECAQACTACADACLSEETVADLRKCIRTNLDCADVCDATGRVLSRHTGYDANLTRAVLEACAAACKACGDECESHASMHEHCRVCAEACRNCEQACRELIASL, encoded by the coding sequence ATGACCGTCGCAGCCCGGATGCTCGAGACGTACCCGCAGGATCTCGGCGGGATCGACCGGCAGAAGCTCGTGGCCTGCATCGAGGCGTGCATCGAGTGCGCCCAGGCGTGCACCGCGTGCGCGGACGCCTGCCTCAGCGAGGAGACGGTCGCCGACCTCCGGAAGTGCATCCGCACCAACCTCGACTGTGCCGACGTCTGCGACGCCACCGGTCGCGTGCTGTCCCGCCACACCGGCTACGACGCGAACCTGACCCGGGCGGTGCTCGAGGCCTGCGCGGCGGCCTGCAAGGCGTGCGGGGACGAGTGCGAGAGCCACGCGTCGATGCACGAGCACTGCCGGGTCTGCGCGGAGGCGTGCCGGAACTGCGAGCAGGCCTGCCGCGAGCTGATCGCCTCCCTCTGA
- a CDS encoding ATP-binding protein, with the protein MLVGRDHERRLIDGLLSAARIGQSAVLVLVGEAGIGKSTLLEDAAAAATGMRQLRATGTESEAEVPFGALLQLLRPALVHLDRIPPPQADALASALALRKSPGGDRFAIGAATLSLLSRFAEDQPVALLVDDAHLLDRPSAQALVFAARRLTADPVVLLAAVREGVPSPVTEAGLPLLHVDGLSPAASGQLVESARRRLGPAAVTRLHEATGGNPLALLELADETDLLDALPPEAPVPVPARLARVFARRADRLSPAAHTALLVAAAGGSDLALVARACGLLQVDVAALEDAETVDLLAVAGGAVTFRHNLVRSAIWSEAPPATRRRVHSAIAAALPEEDADRRAWHLSEAALGPDADTARLLDEAAVRARIRGAHAVASTAFERAAGLSPEPEDAGRRLVSAAESAWRAGAGDQAVALLARAAGLPQPPDLRARTAGLRGTVAARTGSVEEARDELMAAAAERADTAPDTAVLLLADAIQACFYLADTAGVAEAAARIDALMPRTTAEPARWVADVARGIAAVLTGHGGPERIRRALRSVDPTGPLLRAPRVAPYVVLGVLFLRESGTGRQLVDIVVTDLRARSDLGTLPLLLFQIARDQATQASWDSAEVNYTEGAQLARETGSTSDLAACLAGLAWLEARQGREAVCREHAAEAAEISRPRHLALFQIWSLAALGDLELGLGRPEAALADFERLEALLARLGVDDVDLSPAPEMAEALVHLGRHDVARVQARAYAARAAEKGQPWAMARAARSLGLTCEEPEVDQHFAVALDHHGRTLDPFELARTRLAYGARLRRARRRIDARVQLRDAVASFDHLGAAPWADRAAAELRATGETARRRESSAREELTPQELQIATLLASGRTTREAAAALFLSPKTVEYHLRHVYLKLGLSSRAELAARLAGPPGRQS; encoded by the coding sequence ATGCTGGTCGGCCGCGACCACGAGAGGCGCCTGATCGACGGGCTGCTGTCGGCTGCCCGGATCGGTCAGAGCGCGGTGCTGGTGCTGGTGGGCGAGGCCGGCATCGGCAAGAGCACGCTGCTGGAGGACGCCGCAGCCGCTGCGACGGGCATGCGGCAGCTGCGGGCGACCGGCACGGAGTCGGAGGCCGAGGTTCCGTTCGGGGCGTTGCTGCAGCTGTTGCGTCCCGCCCTGGTCCACCTCGACCGGATCCCTCCACCCCAGGCCGACGCCCTGGCCTCGGCCCTGGCCCTGCGGAAGAGCCCGGGTGGCGACCGGTTCGCCATCGGCGCGGCCACCCTGAGCCTGCTCAGCCGGTTCGCCGAGGACCAGCCGGTGGCACTGCTGGTCGACGACGCGCACCTGCTGGACCGACCGTCCGCCCAGGCCCTGGTCTTCGCCGCGCGGCGGCTGACCGCCGATCCCGTCGTCCTGCTCGCGGCGGTGCGGGAGGGCGTCCCCTCCCCCGTGACCGAGGCCGGTCTCCCGCTCCTCCACGTCGACGGGCTCTCCCCGGCCGCCTCGGGGCAGCTGGTCGAGTCGGCGCGCCGGCGGCTGGGTCCGGCGGCCGTGACGCGGTTGCACGAGGCCACCGGCGGCAACCCCCTGGCGCTGCTCGAGCTCGCCGACGAGACCGATCTCCTCGACGCGCTGCCGCCGGAGGCGCCCGTGCCGGTCCCCGCCCGCCTGGCCCGGGTGTTCGCCCGGCGGGCCGACCGTCTGTCGCCGGCGGCGCACACCGCCCTCCTCGTGGCGGCGGCCGGAGGGAGCGACCTGGCGCTGGTCGCCCGCGCGTGCGGACTGCTGCAGGTGGACGTGGCCGCCCTGGAGGACGCCGAGACCGTCGACCTGCTCGCCGTGGCCGGCGGGGCGGTCACCTTCCGCCACAACCTCGTCCGGTCGGCGATCTGGTCCGAGGCTCCGCCGGCGACCCGGCGGAGGGTCCACTCCGCGATCGCCGCGGCGCTCCCCGAGGAGGACGCCGACCGGCGGGCCTGGCACCTGAGCGAGGCGGCCCTCGGGCCGGATGCCGACACCGCCCGGCTGCTCGACGAGGCCGCGGTGCGCGCCAGGATCCGGGGAGCGCACGCCGTCGCGTCGACCGCCTTCGAGCGCGCCGCCGGGTTGAGCCCGGAGCCCGAGGACGCCGGCCGACGGCTGGTCTCGGCCGCGGAGTCTGCCTGGCGGGCCGGGGCGGGTGACCAGGCGGTCGCGCTGCTGGCGCGGGCCGCCGGGCTGCCGCAACCGCCGGACCTGCGGGCCAGGACGGCGGGGCTGCGCGGCACAGTCGCGGCGCGGACCGGCTCGGTCGAGGAAGCCCGTGACGAGCTGATGGCCGCCGCGGCGGAGCGCGCCGACACGGCCCCGGACACCGCCGTCCTGCTGCTGGCCGACGCGATCCAGGCCTGCTTCTACCTGGCCGACACCGCGGGGGTGGCCGAGGCCGCGGCCCGCATCGACGCGCTGATGCCCCGGACGACCGCCGAGCCCGCGCGGTGGGTCGCCGACGTGGCCCGCGGGATCGCCGCTGTGCTGACCGGCCACGGCGGACCGGAACGGATCCGCCGCGCCCTGCGGTCGGTGGATCCCACCGGGCCGCTGCTCCGCGCGCCGCGGGTCGCACCCTACGTGGTCCTCGGCGTGCTCTTCCTCCGCGAGAGCGGCACCGGGCGACAACTGGTCGACATCGTCGTGACGGACCTTCGGGCGCGCAGCGACCTCGGCACCCTGCCGTTGCTGCTGTTCCAGATCGCCCGGGACCAGGCCACCCAGGCGAGCTGGGACTCCGCCGAGGTCAACTACACCGAAGGCGCCCAGCTGGCGCGCGAGACCGGCTCGACGTCGGACCTCGCTGCCTGCCTGGCGGGACTGGCGTGGCTGGAGGCCCGGCAGGGGCGCGAGGCGGTGTGCCGGGAGCACGCGGCGGAGGCCGCGGAGATCAGCCGGCCGCGGCACCTGGCGCTGTTCCAGATCTGGTCGCTCGCCGCCCTGGGCGACCTCGAACTCGGCCTCGGCCGCCCCGAGGCCGCGCTCGCCGACTTCGAGCGGCTGGAGGCGCTGCTCGCCCGGCTGGGCGTCGACGACGTCGACCTGTCCCCCGCACCCGAGATGGCCGAGGCGCTGGTGCACCTCGGGCGGCACGACGTGGCGCGAGTCCAGGCACGGGCGTACGCCGCCCGTGCCGCGGAGAAGGGGCAGCCGTGGGCGATGGCCCGCGCCGCCCGATCCTTGGGCCTGACGTGCGAGGAGCCGGAGGTCGATCAGCACTTCGCGGTGGCGCTCGACCATCACGGGCGGACGCTGGACCCCTTCGAACTGGCGCGGACCCGACTGGCGTACGGAGCCCGCCTGCGCCGGGCCCGCCGCCGCATCGACGCCCGGGTCCAGCTACGCGACGCCGTCGCCTCGTTCGACCACCTGGGCGCGGCCCCCTGGGCCGATCGGGCGGCCGCGGAGCTGCGCGCGACCGGGGAGACCGCGCGACGCCGCGAGAGCAGCGCGCGGGAGGAACTGACCCCGCAGGAGCTCCAGATCGCCACGCTCCTGGCGTCGGGCCGCACGACGCGGGAGGCCGCGGCGGCCCTGTTCCTGAGCCCGAAGACGGTGGAGTACCACCTGCGGCACGTCTACCTCAAGCTCGGCCTGTCCTCACGGGCCGAACTGGCCGCCCGTCTCGCCGGCCCTCCGGGACGGCAGTCATGA
- a CDS encoding DUF421 domain-containing protein, producing the protein MWFDSWSDLARVLIIGTTAYLTLVLVLRLSGKRTLAKLNAFDLVVTVAFGSTLATIFLSSDVSWSEGAVALALLALLQFVVAWLAVRIPPLRNLVTARPTLLLRDGTAIPGALREQRVTLDEIRQAVRSSGSGDLSSVGAVVLESDGSLSVISSSKLGSGSSLSGVRGYDG; encoded by the coding sequence ATGTGGTTCGACTCGTGGTCCGACCTGGCGCGTGTCCTGATCATCGGGACCACCGCATATCTGACCCTCGTGCTGGTCCTCCGGCTGTCGGGCAAGCGGACGCTGGCGAAGCTCAACGCCTTCGACCTCGTCGTCACGGTCGCGTTCGGTTCCACCCTGGCGACGATCTTCCTCAGCAGTGACGTCTCCTGGTCCGAGGGCGCCGTCGCGCTCGCCCTGCTCGCGCTCCTGCAGTTCGTCGTGGCCTGGCTGGCCGTGCGGATCCCCCCGCTGCGCAACCTGGTGACCGCGCGACCGACGTTGCTCCTCCGGGACGGCACGGCCATCCCCGGCGCGCTGCGCGAGCAGCGCGTCACGCTGGACGAGATCCGGCAGGCCGTGCGCTCGTCGGGCTCCGGAGACCTCTCCTCGGTCGGCGCCGTGGTGCTGGAGAGCGACGGCTCGCTCAGCGTCATCTCCAGCAGCAAGCTCGGCAGCGGCTCGAGTCTGTCCGGGGTCCGGGGCTACGACGGCTGA